In bacterium, one DNA window encodes the following:
- a CDS encoding VWA domain-containing protein produces MKPWRWSLWAALIALTLVGLSAMPAQAAFSDGTTISVSQLQAAPADCNNLVWRTSDVAGGLDSLAYKRRWFNYAGPTSTNVPILSFRIDNGDGTADTLYSMYVHSIAERTNTISQIRLYWDSTVAGMSDTNAFYGGGNDVFVGSANPGAFQTNDSVFINLTRPIIVPGGGTAWFNMVVDINGIGNNPTYDMTGVGVELRPERVCMGAIGCGPAPGDTVDLDCIPQSPANNAYSIIIDNQGPACDSVFLTNYNINNCLYGGCDPSDVINLGDSLLIQVDLDIVNVPNDTCKTGWPKVFVREFTNNAGAVTMARFKGFAGYQYFAYVNEYDSSNIGSAPAVGPFDLMNVGPTVNLPVDIPGGTHWIVAEFQDAYGNTSRCSTLVAEPIDTKKPAVAARPASWTLHWDANGNGIVNPGDTVRFFIDMSNEPFGEVCAVFTTIYDFYAAPVGITLYDDAGDRRFEAKHEVLPGVLDGAAESAWLHVVDNACNEDSLSVTLAASVDNVGPSIPPGEFLRLSDTDLNGCLKIGESVRIRVQGVTDTDLVAIYANVMQAGLGDLNNVAYSQYPLNNLGGGNWQLDWVLGDLPQDSAIDYGPLDPNAIVALYIVDNAQNWDTVYTTVLDAGTGGYSIDTDYPEPVVDLACYSRAFGVIDLEWNWGDQYPNGNNDIALVRIYYDNGTGGDPNILVAEVGATTNWTTDGTVVLTDGVVYKWRVEVIDDCGNVEVEHVLPVACESDASAPITCVYQPEEGQQYSCSYCEFLNNGPQMGGFFIYVKADLPGSDDLTDIDTVLVRLKDQGDGNPGPWTPMSFDYSFQGPSDNLIAVWIYACEQLDAMVGDGDVEDLEIIVIGSDEAGNVMTRNEVIAACGTWEFTWANTDGTFDLQVTEVNGQLEMYQNYCDITGFSVWGPSNTVEVCFSGGLPPYKIRMEVGQEWAAPDNEVVYVENVYAACTTLTFSAEGFWKGVGEIDLYACDAAGANVGEVEYYFCVADSIPPCALISNPVDGKCIRRSRSMLDPVEICVVIDPMQNCLDPDEVVKIDYEWSKQCCQGLIIDTTWIGTWYSCDDTSGNGENLVCDTVFDYYGPGRDSITCRDTTITPACSTLVWTPEIDTVPCEDLYVWNNIAVQAGPGILQPKEGGPNGFLMYGCVDWWNTEDLSWITESGTIIYLRARLFDDQGNEYITPCVQVCVDIDTPPLCLETPDFCYSDGKMALSAPYLGIEEYPGKGLMNDPCMKTFYADLDLAQDNIDDLDDVFLYYKKSSDPDQYDYWYNLGSGLPGVNSSPGGTNSTVWRWDINLCELELTPNVDYDFRVIARTVWGTWSHDMNGDGWFDANTFDSSACDMATFFIDAWAPNAAIDTVWTEINGQLVVQPNVSCVLSDPRGWAFTQWGNTLTVQPNVWPWFDTDGNDTRDDVKRVEWTLFTGEANCDCDEQGRSPYPSGSLFGDVYNLSGYQSWTVQVNEGANVFNNLVFDPTDAPWYQDMTSPPSGYEQVVLLMTVWDGCGNMTQDCITIYLLDIDPTDAIIVEPDNDEVFCTAPGNYDENGIYIEARSILEEGWNKAVFAYRPLGATEWVEFDSVGVSAAPDVYWQWFSTYWNPTAFGLADGTYELTVWAVDNALNRSENLYITTVHLSCALPTVAVVYPTTTDPAFIGCDIELEAVAESTDPRNPITEVAFYYVRVIDDIPEEEYYIGSDYESIDGRWGYNWIDPDFEGPHFIFARAWNKSGQMVQSDLVWVRGDDTDPYGIVAQVGDDLSNGGYNDPTIVQAGSVVDIWGYARDNDGGWGQGEVDNCGVDSVIFYIKDGYEKMDGFVMTPDNVIDSLYTGQWNTANYEPGTYRVKMKVFDCACNDSWSESEWYVRVVGPDQDPQLAVDGPEVCGYVSVDQEFNATVTVNNPSYVSSVYLAWISADKSDVEDQYWWSGELSNDGGGWTGTVYTDGLDEGLYRLRAVVYYTDGSSTENGFDDFTFDETKGHHMFIRVDHSASAISVTHEGPTFKAHEDICLTTDATEDCDIEEVLYGVGEGDDTFGASGLGEFCFDPLDSSGVTLNNCNSWTGDVVVTAVDYFGHVTTQSLTIWILDVNANQVAITNPSWSAYITPNSNAIEARKLSSSGIDSVQFFASTSQTNGTLRYIGSSAASGDEFSTSWNVDNVPEGQYWLFGKAFDNGVGVDGPRCPATVAKACSPFALTAPSPSYQRTVNGTTFTFVGEHTDLCVDRATISNYQTIGLDSIVWYFRNADVPGVDIEDNLDPNLGWVRIDADVYGSLCVDWFTNWCDVIADYDLEGEYGYEGNCCPDGRYTIVARVFDKAGNECHSIPMNVMIDVTDPYSEIVDIDGDETFGTCHEVVLPEDDVVKLTANAIDDHSCVDMEPYKAWNSGAKYLQFFVGRDCAGGGGGCVDIVFVQDGSGSMADEQQAIATNAQLFTSALGNVDFRLGVLGYDGDYEVINLDGSRTTAAPGNGVFTTDVSAFQTMITAVGDQMGGTENGLTALNTALTTYPWRSNCTKVMILVTDEDADDFADYASLFPPIVNSGAAVFGVINFADSAGYSNLGSATGGQLFDITANWGANLAAVASGISALAGGAGNDVGIVWGQTVTLNDGQDNAFALWNPTGLEPGSYCAWTVVVDNVGNSYVSGSREICIVDQTPPVAHITGFGKSTDEHMVNKYTIYGATWDTDVDYVQFQYRPTGSTNATDWTGIGISAKVNGDSTCWMTTWNPCVLSGSFDLRVVPTDKNGNQDFAIQPIATVTINNCNITPSGASTSAATIWFEDRTFEDLGLVHVDQDNTSDDYHNLMMAVWADLKGSLDVEKIELWAPDPDIPSWKSGSFEGSQAIKMGGEGWFWQSYTDASNRTHLKKEVMTVWRVKAAIGACNSTHPTLGAKVCIEPGALSADNGIVVFPARVPTLNLSQQHFQAWPAYEGTRFPLVTAIRLTDPVWGFNDGKYAQITLRYVEPEAYDPADLGVAWWDEDQWNTNDGLIAAGEIGDGSATFHSDNLYGLYSVVSAGRNCNSGAITVENAGAEFHVGNVLGPRPTIYTRVRSNIEYNNQNRDINEDEITVVLDGNITVYANGDNPDNGWYDNEWDEVTGILTTHWESDAPALAPGPHTLMVQAFNKSGYCKSNTYAFTVDAAKPDVEITGMEVCPNPTFHIKITDAGAGVNWEKVFVDVYDITGSEFSEVPKAAWIHTETFDAFNDENFNPATGEFSFQLVDHIAQGRRLRAIVYAGPDYRWEKFNEYCNCIIYEYDWEFGGVADMVENYTQVVQEDFTVAGGCDTDGDGIITIVGGAGSGSSNPFDPWAGGAVSFALNGFDGGGVVTAEIYDLAGEKVATIFNGQITSTVGTVTWTGTNDDGEYVAEGVYLAYFKATGAAEQVLKVVVKRGVASN; encoded by the coding sequence ATGAAACCGTGGAGATGGAGTCTCTGGGCGGCGTTGATCGCCCTGACGCTCGTCGGTTTGTCGGCGATGCCGGCGCAGGCGGCATTCAGTGATGGCACGACCATCTCAGTGTCGCAGCTGCAAGCCGCGCCGGCGGACTGCAACAACCTGGTCTGGCGGACCTCCGACGTCGCCGGCGGCTTGGACTCGCTGGCCTACAAGCGCCGCTGGTTCAATTATGCCGGGCCGACCAGCACCAACGTGCCGATTCTCAGCTTCCGCATCGACAACGGTGACGGAACGGCGGACACGCTGTATTCGATGTATGTCCACTCGATCGCCGAGCGGACCAACACGATTTCGCAGATCCGTCTGTACTGGGATTCGACCGTGGCGGGCATGTCCGACACCAACGCCTTCTATGGCGGCGGCAACGACGTGTTTGTCGGATCGGCGAACCCGGGCGCGTTCCAAACGAACGACTCGGTGTTCATTAATCTGACCCGTCCGATCATCGTGCCGGGCGGCGGCACGGCCTGGTTCAACATGGTCGTCGACATCAACGGGATCGGCAACAACCCGACCTATGACATGACCGGCGTGGGCGTCGAGCTGCGCCCCGAACGCGTCTGCATGGGCGCCATCGGTTGCGGTCCGGCTCCGGGCGACACCGTCGATCTGGATTGCATCCCGCAGTCGCCGGCCAACAACGCCTACTCGATTATCATCGATAATCAGGGCCCGGCCTGTGACAGCGTGTTCCTGACGAACTACAACATCAACAACTGCCTCTACGGCGGCTGCGACCCGAGCGATGTGATCAATCTCGGCGACTCGCTGCTGATCCAGGTGGACCTGGATATTGTGAACGTCCCCAACGACACCTGCAAGACGGGGTGGCCGAAGGTTTTCGTCCGGGAGTTCACCAACAACGCCGGCGCCGTTACGATGGCGCGGTTCAAGGGGTTCGCTGGGTATCAGTATTTCGCGTATGTCAATGAGTATGACAGCTCCAACATTGGCAGCGCGCCGGCCGTGGGCCCGTTTGACCTGATGAACGTCGGCCCGACGGTGAACCTGCCGGTCGATATACCGGGCGGCACGCACTGGATCGTCGCGGAGTTCCAAGACGCCTACGGCAACACCAGCCGCTGCTCGACTCTGGTGGCTGAGCCGATCGACACCAAGAAGCCCGCGGTGGCGGCGCGTCCGGCGTCGTGGACCCTGCATTGGGACGCCAACGGCAACGGCATCGTGAATCCGGGCGACACGGTTCGCTTCTTTATCGACATGTCGAACGAGCCGTTCGGTGAAGTGTGCGCGGTGTTCACAACGATCTACGACTTCTATGCGGCCCCGGTCGGCATCACGCTGTATGACGATGCCGGCGACCGCCGCTTCGAGGCCAAGCATGAGGTTCTGCCGGGCGTGCTCGACGGCGCGGCGGAGAGCGCCTGGCTGCACGTGGTCGACAACGCCTGCAACGAGGATTCGCTGTCGGTGACGCTGGCGGCCTCTGTTGACAACGTCGGCCCGTCGATCCCGCCGGGCGAATTCCTGCGTCTGTCGGACACCGACCTGAACGGCTGCCTGAAGATCGGCGAGAGCGTTCGCATCCGGGTGCAGGGTGTCACGGACACCGACCTGGTCGCGATCTACGCCAATGTGATGCAGGCCGGCCTGGGCGACCTGAACAATGTGGCCTACTCCCAGTACCCGCTGAACAATCTGGGCGGCGGCAACTGGCAGTTGGACTGGGTGCTCGGCGATCTGCCGCAGGATTCGGCGATTGACTACGGTCCGCTGGATCCGAACGCGATCGTGGCCCTCTACATTGTAGACAACGCGCAGAACTGGGACACGGTCTACACGACGGTCCTGGACGCGGGGACGGGCGGCTACAGCATCGACACCGACTATCCTGAGCCGGTGGTGGATCTGGCCTGTTACAGCCGCGCCTTTGGCGTGATTGATCTGGAATGGAACTGGGGCGACCAGTATCCGAACGGCAACAACGACATCGCCCTCGTCCGCATCTACTACGACAACGGCACCGGCGGCGACCCGAACATCCTGGTCGCGGAAGTCGGCGCCACCACGAACTGGACGACGGACGGCACGGTCGTTCTGACCGACGGCGTCGTCTATAAGTGGCGTGTCGAAGTGATCGACGACTGCGGCAACGTGGAAGTCGAGCATGTGCTGCCGGTGGCCTGCGAGTCCGACGCTTCGGCGCCGATCACCTGCGTCTACCAGCCCGAAGAGGGCCAGCAGTACAGTTGCAGCTACTGCGAGTTCCTGAACAACGGTCCGCAGATGGGCGGCTTCTTCATCTATGTGAAGGCCGACCTTCCGGGCAGCGACGACCTGACCGACATTGACACCGTGTTGGTGCGCCTGAAGGATCAGGGCGACGGCAACCCCGGCCCGTGGACGCCGATGAGCTTTGACTACAGCTTCCAGGGCCCGTCGGACAACCTGATCGCGGTGTGGATCTACGCCTGCGAGCAGTTGGACGCGATGGTGGGCGACGGCGACGTCGAGGATCTCGAGATCATCGTGATCGGTTCCGACGAAGCCGGCAACGTGATGACGCGCAACGAGGTGATCGCGGCGTGCGGCACGTGGGAGTTCACCTGGGCCAATACCGACGGGACCTTTGACCTGCAGGTGACCGAGGTCAACGGCCAGTTGGAGATGTACCAGAACTACTGCGACATCACCGGGTTCTCGGTCTGGGGACCGAGCAACACCGTGGAGGTCTGCTTCTCTGGCGGTCTGCCTCCGTACAAGATTCGCATGGAGGTCGGCCAGGAGTGGGCGGCTCCGGATAACGAGGTCGTCTACGTCGAGAACGTGTACGCCGCGTGCACGACGCTGACCTTCAGCGCCGAGGGCTTCTGGAAGGGCGTGGGCGAGATCGACCTGTATGCCTGCGACGCCGCCGGCGCCAATGTGGGCGAAGTCGAGTACTACTTCTGTGTGGCCGATTCGATCCCGCCGTGCGCGTTGATCTCCAACCCGGTGGACGGCAAGTGCATCCGCCGTTCGCGCTCGATGCTCGATCCGGTGGAGATCTGCGTGGTGATCGATCCGATGCAAAACTGTCTCGACCCGGACGAAGTGGTCAAGATTGACTACGAGTGGTCGAAGCAGTGCTGCCAGGGTCTGATCATCGACACGACCTGGATCGGCACGTGGTACAGCTGCGACGACACGTCCGGCAACGGCGAGAATCTCGTTTGCGACACGGTGTTCGATTACTACGGCCCCGGCCGCGACTCGATCACCTGCCGTGACACGACGATCACCCCGGCCTGCTCGACTCTGGTGTGGACGCCGGAGATCGACACCGTGCCGTGCGAAGATCTGTATGTCTGGAACAACATCGCCGTCCAGGCGGGTCCGGGCATCCTGCAGCCGAAGGAGGGCGGTCCGAACGGCTTCCTGATGTACGGTTGTGTGGACTGGTGGAACACCGAAGACCTGTCCTGGATCACCGAGTCGGGCACGATCATCTATCTGCGCGCCCGTCTCTTTGACGATCAGGGCAACGAATACATCACCCCGTGCGTCCAGGTCTGCGTCGACATCGACACGCCGCCGCTGTGCCTGGAGACGCCGGACTTCTGCTACAGCGACGGCAAGATGGCGCTGTCGGCCCCGTACCTGGGCATCGAGGAGTACCCGGGCAAGGGCCTGATGAACGATCCGTGCATGAAGACCTTCTACGCGGATCTCGACCTGGCGCAGGACAACATCGACGACCTCGATGACGTGTTCCTCTATTACAAGAAGTCGTCGGATCCGGACCAGTACGACTACTGGTACAACCTCGGTTCGGGCTTGCCGGGTGTGAACTCCAGCCCGGGCGGCACGAATTCGACGGTCTGGCGCTGGGACATCAATCTCTGCGAGCTGGAGCTGACGCCGAACGTGGACTACGACTTCCGCGTGATCGCCCGGACGGTTTGGGGCACGTGGTCGCACGACATGAACGGCGACGGCTGGTTTGACGCCAACACCTTCGATTCGTCGGCGTGCGACATGGCCACCTTCTTCATCGATGCGTGGGCCCCGAACGCGGCGATCGACACGGTGTGGACGGAGATCAACGGCCAGCTGGTCGTGCAGCCGAACGTCTCGTGCGTGCTGTCCGATCCGCGCGGCTGGGCGTTCACGCAGTGGGGCAACACCCTGACGGTGCAGCCGAACGTGTGGCCGTGGTTTGACACCGACGGCAACGACACGCGCGACGACGTCAAGCGCGTCGAGTGGACGCTGTTCACCGGCGAGGCCAACTGCGACTGTGACGAGCAGGGCCGTTCGCCGTATCCGTCCGGTTCGCTGTTCGGCGACGTGTACAATCTCTCCGGCTACCAGTCGTGGACGGTCCAGGTGAACGAAGGCGCCAACGTCTTCAACAACCTGGTCTTCGACCCGACCGACGCGCCGTGGTATCAGGACATGACCTCGCCGCCGAGCGGTTACGAGCAGGTGGTTCTGCTCATGACCGTCTGGGACGGTTGCGGCAACATGACGCAGGATTGCATCACGATCTACCTGCTGGACATCGATCCGACGGACGCGATCATCGTCGAGCCGGATAACGACGAGGTGTTCTGCACCGCGCCGGGCAACTATGATGAGAACGGCATCTACATCGAAGCGCGTTCGATCCTCGAAGAGGGTTGGAACAAGGCGGTCTTCGCTTATCGTCCGCTGGGCGCGACGGAGTGGGTCGAGTTCGATTCGGTCGGCGTCTCCGCCGCTCCGGATGTGTACTGGCAGTGGTTCTCGACCTACTGGAATCCGACGGCCTTCGGCCTGGCGGATGGCACGTATGAACTGACGGTCTGGGCGGTGGACAACGCGCTCAACCGCTCGGAGAACCTGTACATCACGACCGTGCACCTCTCGTGCGCGCTGCCGACGGTGGCGGTGGTCTACCCGACCACGACCGACCCGGCGTTCATCGGTTGCGATATCGAGTTGGAGGCGGTGGCCGAAAGCACCGATCCGCGCAACCCGATCACGGAGGTCGCGTTCTACTATGTCCGGGTGATCGACGATATTCCGGAGGAGGAGTACTACATCGGCTCCGACTACGAGAGCATCGACGGTCGCTGGGGCTACAACTGGATCGATCCGGACTTCGAGGGTCCGCACTTCATCTTCGCCCGCGCGTGGAACAAGTCGGGCCAGATGGTGCAGTCCGACCTGGTCTGGGTCCGCGGTGACGACACCGATCCGTACGGCATCGTGGCCCAGGTGGGCGACGACCTGTCGAACGGCGGTTACAACGATCCGACGATCGTCCAGGCCGGTTCCGTGGTTGACATCTGGGGTTATGCCCGTGACAACGACGGCGGCTGGGGCCAGGGCGAAGTCGACAACTGCGGCGTCGATTCGGTCATCTTCTACATTAAAGACGGTTACGAGAAGATGGACGGCTTCGTCATGACGCCGGACAACGTGATCGACTCCCTCTACACCGGTCAGTGGAACACGGCCAACTACGAGCCGGGCACCTACCGTGTGAAGATGAAGGTCTTCGACTGCGCCTGTAACGACTCGTGGTCGGAGAGCGAGTGGTACGTGCGCGTCGTCGGCCCGGATCAGGATCCGCAGCTGGCGGTCGACGGTCCGGAAGTCTGCGGCTACGTGAGCGTGGACCAGGAGTTCAATGCGACGGTGACGGTTAACAACCCGTCGTATGTCAGCTCGGTCTACCTGGCGTGGATCAGCGCCGACAAGTCGGACGTTGAGGACCAGTACTGGTGGAGCGGTGAGCTGTCGAATGACGGCGGCGGCTGGACCGGCACGGTGTACACCGACGGATTGGACGAAGGCCTCTATCGCCTGCGCGCCGTGGTGTACTACACCGACGGTTCGTCGACGGAGAACGGCTTCGACGACTTCACCTTCGACGAGACGAAGGGCCACCACATGTTCATCCGTGTGGACCATTCGGCCTCGGCGATCAGCGTGACGCACGAGGGTCCGACGTTCAAGGCGCATGAGGACATCTGCCTGACGACGGACGCGACCGAGGATTGCGACATCGAAGAAGTGCTCTATGGCGTGGGCGAGGGCGACGATACGTTCGGCGCCAGCGGCCTCGGCGAGTTCTGCTTCGATCCGCTGGATTCCTCGGGCGTGACGTTGAACAACTGCAATTCCTGGACCGGCGACGTGGTCGTGACCGCGGTGGACTACTTCGGTCATGTCACGACGCAGTCCCTGACGATCTGGATTCTGGATGTGAACGCCAATCAAGTGGCGATCACCAACCCGAGCTGGAGCGCCTACATCACGCCGAACTCGAATGCGATCGAGGCGCGTAAGCTCTCCTCGTCGGGCATCGACTCGGTGCAGTTCTTCGCGTCGACGTCGCAGACCAACGGCACCCTGCGCTACATCGGGTCGTCGGCGGCTTCGGGCGACGAGTTCTCGACGTCGTGGAACGTGGACAACGTGCCGGAAGGCCAGTACTGGCTGTTCGGCAAGGCGTTCGACAACGGCGTCGGCGTCGACGGACCGCGCTGCCCGGCCACCGTGGCCAAGGCCTGCTCGCCGTTCGCGCTGACCGCGCCGAGCCCGAGCTATCAGCGCACGGTCAACGGGACGACGTTCACCTTCGTGGGTGAGCACACCGACCTGTGCGTCGACCGCGCCACCATCAGCAACTACCAGACCATCGGCCTCGACTCGATCGTGTGGTACTTCCGCAACGCGGATGTGCCGGGCGTCGACATCGAGGACAACCTCGATCCGAACCTCGGCTGGGTGCGTATCGACGCCGACGTGTACGGATCCCTGTGCGTCGACTGGTTCACCAACTGGTGCGACGTGATTGCCGACTACGATCTCGAGGGCGAGTACGGCTACGAAGGCAATTGCTGCCCGGATGGCCGCTACACCATCGTCGCGCGGGTCTTTGACAAGGCCGGCAACGAGTGCCACTCGATCCCGATGAACGTGATGATCGACGTGACCGATCCGTATTCGGAGATCGTCGACATCGACGGCGACGAGACCTTCGGCACCTGCCACGAAGTCGTGCTTCCGGAAGACGACGTGGTGAAGCTGACGGCCAACGCCATCGATGACCACTCCTGCGTCGACATGGAGCCGTACAAGGCGTGGAACTCGGGCGCCAAGTACCTCCAGTTCTTCGTCGGCCGCGATTGCGCGGGCGGCGGCGGCGGGTGCGTGGACATCGTGTTCGTGCAGGACGGTTCGGGTTCGATGGCCGACGAGCAGCAGGCGATCGCGACCAACGCGCAGTTGTTCACCAGCGCGCTGGGCAACGTGGACTTCCGCCTCGGCGTCCTCGGGTACGACGGCGACTATGAGGTAATCAATCTCGACGGCTCGCGCACCACGGCCGCGCCGGGCAACGGCGTGTTCACGACCGACGTCTCCGCCTTCCAGACCATGATCACCGCAGTGGGCGATCAGATGGGCGGCACGGAGAACGGCCTGACCGCGCTCAACACGGCGCTGACCACCTACCCGTGGCGCTCCAACTGCACGAAGGTCATGATCCTGGTGACTGACGAGGACGCGGACGACTTCGCCGACTATGCGTCGTTGTTCCCGCCGATCGTCAATTCGGGCGCGGCGGTGTTCGGTGTGATCAACTTCGCCGACAGCGCGGGCTACTCGAACCTGGGCAGCGCCACCGGCGGCCAGCTGTTTGACATCACGGCCAACTGGGGCGCCAACCTCGCCGCGGTCGCTTCGGGCATCAGCGCCCTGGCCGGCGGCGCGGGCAACGACGTGGGCATCGTCTGGGGCCAGACGGTGACCCTCAACGACGGCCAGGACAACGCCTTCGCGCTGTGGAATCCGACCGGTCTCGAGCCGGGCAGCTACTGCGCGTGGACCGTGGTCGTTGACAACGTCGGCAACTCGTATGTCTCGGGTTCGCGCGAGATCTGCATCGTCGACCAGACCCCGCCGGTGGCCCACATCACGGGCTTCGGCAAATCGACCGACGAGCACATGGTTAACAAGTACACCATCTATGGCGCGACGTGGGACACCGACGTCGACTATGTCCAGTTCCAGTATCGTCCGACGGGTTCGACGAACGCGACGGATTGGACCGGAATCGGCATCTCGGCGAAGGTGAACGGCGACAGCACCTGCTGGATGACCACGTGGAACCCCTGCGTGCTCTCCGGCTCGTTCGATCTGCGTGTCGTCCCGACCGACAAGAATGGCAACCAGGACTTCGCCATCCAGCCGATCGCGACGGTCACGATCAACAACTGCAACATCACGCCGTCCGGCGCTTCGACCTCGGCCGCGACGATCTGGTTCGAGGATCGCACCTTCGAGGATCTGGGCCTGGTCCATGTCGATCAGGACAACACCTCCGACGACTACCACAACCTGATGATGGCCGTCTGGGCGGACCTGAAGGGCAGCCTCGATGTCGAAAAGATCGAGCTGTGGGCGCCGGATCCCGATATCCCGTCGTGGAAGTCGGGCTCATTCGAGGGCTCGCAGGCGATCAAGATGGGCGGCGAGGGCTGGTTCTGGCAGTCGTACACCGACGCGTCGAACCGCACGCACCTGAAGAAGGAAGTCATGACGGTGTGGCGCGTGAAGGCGGCGATCGGCGCCTGCAACAGCACGCATCCGACGCTCGGCGCGAAGGTCTGCATCGAGCCCGGCGCGCTGTCGGCGGACAACGGCATCGTGGTCTTCCCGGCGCGTGTGCCGACCCTGAACCTGTCGCAGCAGCACTTCCAGGCGTGGCCGGCCTACGAAGGCACCCGGTTCCCGCTGGTCACGGCGATCCGCCTGACCGATCCGGTCTGGGGCTTCAACGACGGCAAGTACGCGCAGATCACGTTGCGCTATGTGGAGCCGGAAGCCTATGACCCGGCCGACCTTGGCGTGGCGTGGTGGGATGAGGATCAGTGGAACACCAACGACGGCCTGATCGCCGCCGGCGAAATCGGCGACGGTTCGGCGACGTTCCACAGCGACAACCTCTACGGTCTCTACTCGGTGGTCTCGGCGGGCCGCAACTGCAATTCGGGTGCGATCACAGTTGAGAACGCCGGCGCTGAGTTCCATGTGGGCAACGTGCTCGGGCCGCGTCCGACGATCTACACGCGGGTGCGCTCGAACATCGAGTACAACAACCAGAACCGTGACATCAACGAAGACGAGATCACGGTTGTCCTGGATGGCAACATCACCGTGTACGCCAACGGTGACAATCCGGACAACGGCTGGTACGACAACGAATGGGACGAGGTCACCGGCATCCTGACAACGCACTGGGAGTCCGATGCGCCGGCCCTGGCGCCTGGTCCGCACACTCTGATGGTGCAGGCCTTCAACAAGTCAGGGTACTGCAAGTCGAACACCTACGCGTTCACGGTCGACGCCGCCAAGCCGGATGTTGAGATCACCGGCATGGAGGTCTGCCCGAACCCGACGTTCCACATCAAGATCACCGATGCGGGCGCCGGCGTGAACTGGGAGAAGGTCTTCGTCGACGTGTACGACATCACGGGTTCCGAGTTCTCCGAAGTGCCGAAGGCGGCGTGGATCCACACCGAAACCTTCGACGCGTTCAACGACGAGAACTTCAACCCGGCGACCGGCGAGTTCAGCTTCCAGCTGGTCGATCACATCGCCCAGGGTCGTCGCCTGCGGGCCATTGTCTACGCGGGTCCGGACTACCGTTGGGAGAAGTTCAACGAGTACTGCAACTGCATCATCTACGAGTACGACTGGGAGTTCGGCGGCGTCGCCGACATGGTCGAGAACTACACGCAGGTGGTGCAGGAAGACTTCACGGTCGCGGGTGGTTGCGACACCGATGGCGACGGCATCATCACCATCGTGGGCGGCGCCGGCTCGGGTTCGAGCAACCCGTTTGATCCGTGGGCCGGTGGCGCTGTCTCCTTCGCCCTGAACGGGTTCGACGGTGGCGGCGTGGTCACGGCGGAGATCTATGACCTGGCCGGCGAGAAGGTCGCGACCATCTTCAATGGTCAGATCACCTCGACGGTGGGCACCGTGACGTGGACCGGCACGAACGACGACGGCGAGTACGTGGCCGAGGGCGTGTACCTCGCGTACTTCAAGGCGACCGGAGCGGCCGAACAGGTCCTGAAGGTCGTGGTGAAGCGCGGAGTCGCCAGCAACTAG